The sequence taccggcaaaaccgaatccgcgttgtacgagatccCACTGTACTTCGAATAAGTCAAAtcgaataggtttttttttgttttcccgAAAACACTCATATTGCTCAATTGTATACCCAAATAAATCAATCATCGAACGAAAAAACATGGGAAAATCAGATTACATAAAATTTTAGAAACAGGCTCGAGAAAATAAGAAACGGAAAAGTAGGaagaatattcaatttgacggaGTTAGTGTAAGAGTAAGTGTTTTTGAGAAACTGAAATCCCATTTGCATTATTCTACGGTTAGAACAAAGTTCTAAACTGAACAGATACCCTTCCCATAGAAAAGCAGTGATAGCCAGCCCCAACAATCAAGAAATCCGATTTAGCATAATCTggaaaagagaaaaaacaaacaaaactgcGGTCACATACTTGCAACAGCGTGAGATTGGTTTGGGCAGCTATTGCTCGTTTCTCGTCCTCAGTAGGATAGGGATGCTGGTGAATTCCATTCGGTATATCAACGGCAAACAACGTCAGGCGTGCAATCagagagtgagagagagagaaaagagaagaaaaatcaaaattagtTGAAAACAGAGGAAATAACAAACTGGTAACGTATACTAACGAAAAGATGCTGAAATAACCAAGCGCGCATTACGCTGGTAGCATGCTTGGGCAAAATGCCTCGTTTTGATTGTTTACTGCGGCCCGGTTTGTCGCCGACGGTGGTGTCCTGTTCGGAGTCATCCAGCTCTTCGGAGCTACCACTGAGTGACAGCTGATCGTCGGCGAACACATCCGATAGTGGGGGTTGTTGTGGTGGGATGGCCACATGACTTACGGGGGCGGTGGCACTAGGAGGAACTTGGTGTTGGGATGGAGGATGGTGGTGGTGATTTTGGTGGTGATTTTGTTGAGGGTGGTGTTGGTGGTGAATGTTTTGATGATGAGATGAGAATCCAGGTTGCGATAGATCCGTTGTCAGTGGCATGAAAGGTGTTGTGCTGTTAGGATTGTGTGTGTCATTCGGAACATGTTCGCGGACAGTGGGCCTCGGCGGTATCAGCATCTGATTGTACTGTCCTGCTATGTTTGTTTGAATTGAGTAATTAGGAAGGAAGAGAGAAAGCCAACTTCTGTGATTCTTACCTTGCATATTGCTGTATTCACTGGTGTCGGGTGCCGACAGGTAGTCGGGATTCTGGTAGTATCCTTGAGCGCTCCCGGACAGATCCtaacaaaaaataagaaaaaaaaaacagaatgatTAAACAACATCATTCGATAAAATGTACCAAACCGGCTCTACCTGTTCCGGACTGTTGATGGGACTGTTCGAGTTGGACAGGTTGTTGTTGTGCTCCAGTGCGTAGTCCGACCGAAGCAAATTCTCCGATTGCATTTTCCCGCGTAAACAGGCAATGTAACGCGTACAAAAGTCCCGACATAGCTCCTGTACCTTTTCCAGCTCGAGCAAATGTATTCGGAGCACTTGCAGTGCTTTAATCATAAGGCCGTCTAGTTCTGAGTTATTTGTTAGCAGGGGGCGTTTCTCTTTCTCCAGCATCTGCACGAAGGCCTGCAAAGCGAATCGGAAAAAATTGGCGATTTAGATTTTATTCCCCGTGTGAGTGAATATGTTTAAGCGGCTCACCTGAACGTCCCGGGAGAAGCTGTCTCCTTCGCTGGTTCCGTTACTAGAACCGTTCGGACTGGACGAGTTCGAGGAGGGAATGTAGCCTTGCGTTGCCTGTTCGCATTTCTCCAACAGCAGAGCCAGCAGTGAAAACAGCGGATGCCTGAAAGCGGATACCAAAACGACCGAATGAATGGAAAGAGCAggaaaaataaaatcgaaatgcATTTCACTCGTAGTGCACAGCAGCGaatgaacaaagaaaaaaaaaactaaaacgatTTTCAAGACAGCAAAGTCCCTGAATTGCACTGTACATATATGaaactgtctgtctgtctgtctgtctcagCTCAGAATCGTAATAAAGATATTACaaccatttcaaacattgctAGATTCCATGTCCTTCTGGGCCAAACGAGAATCCTTTCTGCCGGGAGTTTTCTTTTATCAAGTCAAGGATGGCCCAACGACGACTGTTCCAAGGAGCTTTTGTAAAACATCATGTCTGGCTATTTACTCATAGTCCAATATGTGACGTTATCCATTGGAATACAAACGTGCACATTTAAGAATCAGATCAGAGTTTCATCTCTACTTCAGTTGCGGCATCGAGTGTAGAACAACGGGTTTTCGTTCGGGAGCATATTGCGTTTACTTCAACAATGTAAATTGATTACATAGATATGGGGAAAAAAACAACCAAACCAAAGTTTAACCGAGTATGGCTGAATATTTTATTAACTGAAGTGACCTCAATTCGAGAAACCACGAACCTAACGTAATcggatttcagttttgcgaatgAAAACCGCTAAAGACTTTTGCACAATTATTACCTTTTCGCTGTAaggagtgaaaaaaaatgaaaaagaaagattGCTTTTGCAATAATGTATGCACgatgcatttcacgtggatcagTCATGTTGAAGGCATTTTAGAAAATTCACTAAAGTTAATGAATCAGTTCGAGTGTCAAATTCTACAAAACCAAAACACCAAAACAATAAGCCAAACCACTTACTTGTACACCGCCCGCTTGTCCGCCTCGAACTGTGCCTGGTCGATCTCACTGATGGTGCTGTTGCTCGGCGAAGACACTGGCGTCGGTCCGGAAGTGTTATTGGAAGACGTGTGACCTCCGCTCCCGCC comes from Malaya genurostris strain Urasoe2022 chromosome 3, Malgen_1.1, whole genome shotgun sequence and encodes:
- the LOC131439073 gene encoding homeobox protein homothorax-like isoform X1, which gives rise to MQENSVTAVPVSGATVTASGITGNGNQTAGGGGGGSGGHTSSNNTSGPTPVSSPSNSTISEIDQAQFEADKRAVYKHPLFSLLALLLEKCEQATQGYIPSSNSSSPNGSSNGTSEGDSFSRDVQAFVQMLEKEKRPLLTNNSELDGLMIKALQVLRIHLLELEKVQELCRDFCTRYIACLRGKMQSENLLRSDYALEHNNNLSNSNSPINSPEQDLSGSAQGYYQNPDYLSAPDTSEYSNMQAGQYNQMLIPPRPTVREHVPNDTHNPNSTTPFMPLTTDLSQPGFSSHHQNIHHQHHPQQNHHQNHHHHPPSQHQVPPSATAPVSHVAIPPQQPPLSDVFADDQLSLSGSSEELDDSEQDTTVGDKPGRSKQSKRGILPKHATSVMRAWLFQHLFHPYPTEDEKRAIAAQTNLTLLQVNNWFINARRRILQPMLEHISDNSGQGPPSPTSSQASSTVDQAAQSTISKRYWTESSQIARQLPIQLATNIENISPANVSQAAGSERFLFSASQTLIPADGYYHLNGQPQQHPQQHYQHLMSSANESRW
- the LOC131439073 gene encoding homeobox protein homothorax-like isoform X2 — its product is MQENSVTAVPVSGATVTASGITGNGNQTAGGGGGGSGGHTSSNNTSGPTPVSSPSNSTISEIDQAQFEADKRAVYKHPLFSLLALLLEKCEQATQGYIPSSNSSSPNGSSNGTSEGDSFSRDVQAFVQMLEKEKRPLLTNNSELDGLMIKALQVLRIHLLELEKVQELCRDFCTRYIACLRGKMQSENLLRSDYALEHNNNLSNSNSPINSPEQDLSGSAQGYYQNPDYLSAPDTSEYSNMQGQYNQMLIPPRPTVREHVPNDTHNPNSTTPFMPLTTDLSQPGFSSHHQNIHHQHHPQQNHHQNHHHHPPSQHQVPPSATAPVSHVAIPPQQPPLSDVFADDQLSLSGSSEELDDSEQDTTVGDKPGRSKQSKRGILPKHATSVMRAWLFQHLFHPYPTEDEKRAIAAQTNLTLLQVNNWFINARRRILQPMLEHISDNSGQGPPSPTSSQASSTVDQAAQSTISKRYWTESSQIARQLPIQLATNIENISPANVSQAAGSERFLFSASQTLIPADGYYHLNGQPQQHPQQHYQHLMSSANESRW